A single genomic interval of Candidatus Zixiibacteriota bacterium harbors:
- a CDS encoding HDOD domain-containing protein has product MSLIGRHETLRRLDEFEVMPSIPQIIVRVREISEDPRSSVADLANIILSDHALTSRILKIANSAFYAEYANRVSTITQAITLMGFRTVQNVVISLAMFDAMDTFSRHKFDFRQFWTHSLATGVIGKMIAAAARYKVPEEAFIAGFMHNIGVAILAVVFPEEEALVLKKIERGEEQITAEKSIFGIDHGEVGGWLARKWNLPALLARPIMEHHRRGLPSRQRNSNCLVDYIYVADLAYDAIFKGDETRQRAYVKAGLDLVGITEEVLVKILEAAPELIRNIANELEISLKAPATTKMEVERDLVRKEAAETIQKLQERNRELAIIQEAGEALRCADSEDEIVQTTLEEVIRGVGIGRVLLLKIDAEAKSAQGALGFGVNSQQSVYDIALPLGDNVVGRTVADRAVQNIVDADSEIYQEVIGAEERAVIGCCAFATLPVVVGENVEFVMIVNNPDPTEPVDDERLRTIASLINQAAMAIERIRLRRVLEELQGTAVNQLLKTAVK; this is encoded by the coding sequence GTGTCGCTGATCGGACGCCACGAGACGTTGCGGCGCCTCGACGAATTCGAGGTGATGCCGTCGATACCGCAGATCATCGTGCGGGTGCGGGAGATCTCGGAAGATCCGCGCTCGTCGGTGGCGGACCTGGCTAATATCATCCTCTCCGACCACGCGCTGACTTCACGCATCCTCAAGATCGCCAATTCGGCATTTTACGCCGAATACGCCAACCGCGTCTCCACGATCACGCAGGCGATCACGTTGATGGGCTTCCGCACAGTGCAGAATGTGGTAATCTCGCTGGCGATGTTCGACGCGATGGACACCTTCAGCCGGCACAAGTTCGATTTTCGCCAATTCTGGACGCATTCGCTGGCGACCGGCGTGATCGGCAAGATGATTGCCGCCGCCGCGCGTTACAAAGTCCCGGAAGAGGCGTTTATCGCGGGCTTTATGCACAATATCGGTGTGGCGATTCTCGCGGTAGTGTTCCCCGAAGAAGAGGCGCTGGTGCTCAAGAAGATCGAGCGCGGGGAGGAGCAGATTACCGCCGAGAAGTCGATCTTCGGCATCGATCACGGTGAAGTGGGCGGCTGGCTGGCGCGCAAGTGGAATCTACCGGCATTGCTGGCGCGGCCAATCATGGAACACCACCGGCGCGGGTTGCCGTCGCGGCAACGCAACAGCAATTGCCTGGTGGATTACATCTATGTCGCCGATCTGGCGTATGATGCCATCTTCAAGGGGGACGAAACCCGCCAGCGCGCCTACGTCAAGGCGGGACTCGATCTGGTCGGAATCACCGAAGAGGTGCTGGTTAAGATTCTCGAGGCGGCGCCGGAGTTGATCCGCAATATTGCCAATGAGCTGGAAATCTCGCTCAAGGCGCCGGCGACGACGAAGATGGAAGTCGAGCGCGATCTGGTGCGCAAAGAGGCGGCGGAGACGATCCAGAAGCTGCAGGAACGCAATCGCGAGCTGGCGATAATCCAGGAGGCGGGCGAAGCGTTGCGCTGCGCGGACAGCGAGGATGAGATCGTCCAGACAACGCTGGAAGAGGTTATCCGCGGGGTTGGAATCGGCCGGGTGTTGCTGCTGAAGATCGACGCGGAGGCGAAGAGCGCGCAGGGGGCGCTCGGTTTCGGCGTAAACTCCCAGCAATCCGTGTACGATATTGCCTTGCCGCTCGGCGACAACGTCGTCGGTCGAACGGTGGCCGACCGGGCGGTGCAGAACATCGTCGATGCGGACTCAGAGATTTATCAGGAGGTCATCGGCGCCGAAGAGCGCGCGGTGATCGGTTGTTGCGCGTTCGCGACGTTGCCGGTGGTGGTGGGCGAAAATGTCGAATTCGTCATGATCGTCAACAATCCCGATCCGACCGAGCCGGTGGATGATGAGCGACTCCGGACCATCGCCAGCCTGATCAATCAGGCGGCCATGGCGATTGAACGGATTCGCCTGCGGCGAGTGCTCGAAGAGCTGCAGGGCACGGCGGTCAATCAACTTCTGAAAACCGCGGTGAAGTAG
- a CDS encoding restriction endonuclease, with translation MLNHKQKSTLARLLQVGDLMSTLDTLIARADSILRPPQEILDQYAADKRLEIQTELNKLAFEEKRFREYVDRMRSLIKETKSGLKQLAKEKASGFPWLAKGYAELFYLQALKEADLMAKKKRAAKVSADRVRDIAAERRAIEQKLRVTIHIIEYYQTLFPFLEDLLDDADDDLLRRILGKKITDPIRDISDVAIDPVRLVLPSLSDQEFARLSSCERNQLALDRYWSRKSKTNWELGKEYERFIGYTFEREGYSVRYQGILEGYDDLGRDLICSKQGNVVIVQCKRWSKHRTIRENHVTQLYGTLVKYQIESRDRSAIGALYTTTTLSERAGEFASHLGVIVRESYPFQFYPSIKCNVSRRTGERIYHLPFDQQYDRAIIESERNECYVATVKEAEDLGFRRAWKWLGKDSE, from the coding sequence ATGCTTAATCACAAACAGAAGAGCACTCTTGCCCGGTTGCTTCAAGTGGGTGATCTGATGTCAACACTGGACACGCTTATTGCACGGGCGGATTCGATTCTTCGACCGCCCCAAGAGATACTCGATCAGTACGCAGCTGATAAGAGATTGGAAATCCAAACTGAGTTGAACAAGCTCGCCTTCGAGGAGAAGAGATTCAGAGAATATGTCGATCGCATGAGGAGCTTAATTAAGGAAACCAAATCCGGACTTAAGCAGCTCGCCAAAGAAAAAGCGAGCGGATTCCCCTGGCTCGCGAAGGGGTACGCGGAGCTCTTCTACCTCCAAGCTTTAAAGGAAGCCGACCTAATGGCGAAAAAGAAGCGAGCCGCCAAGGTCAGTGCCGATCGGGTTCGCGACATCGCAGCTGAGAGAAGAGCCATTGAGCAGAAACTAAGAGTGACTATCCACATTATCGAGTACTATCAAACACTATTCCCATTTCTTGAGGATTTGCTGGACGATGCTGACGACGACTTGCTCAGAAGGATCCTAGGAAAGAAGATCACCGACCCGATTCGCGATATCAGTGACGTAGCTATTGACCCAGTTAGGCTGGTATTGCCTTCTCTTTCAGATCAAGAGTTTGCGCGGTTGTCCAGTTGTGAGCGAAATCAACTGGCACTCGACAGGTACTGGTCTCGAAAAAGCAAAACAAACTGGGAATTAGGCAAGGAATATGAACGTTTCATTGGGTACACGTTCGAAAGAGAAGGCTATTCAGTCCGCTATCAGGGAATACTCGAAGGATACGACGACTTGGGTCGCGATCTGATTTGCTCTAAGCAAGGCAATGTAGTCATTGTCCAATGCAAGAGATGGTCAAAGCATAGGACCATTCGAGAGAATCACGTTACGCAGCTTTACGGTACACTTGTGAAGTATCAAATCGAGTCTCGCGATCGAAGTGCAATTGGAGCCCTATACACTACAACGACTCTTTCAGAAAGAGCCGGAGAATTCGCAAGCCACCTTGGAGTAATTGTCCGCGAGTCCTATCCATTTCAATTCTACCCTTCAATCAAATGCAACGTATCAAGACGAACTGGGGAGAGGATCTACCATTTGCCTTTTGACCAACAATATGATAGAGCAATAATTGAAAGCGAGCGAAATGAATGTTACGTCGCGACTGTGAAGGAAGCGGAAGACCTCGGATTTCGGCGAGCTTGGAAATGGCTTGGAAAGGACTCGGAGTGA
- a CDS encoding carbamoyltransferase: MNILGLSAFYHDSAAALVQDGRIVAAAHEERFSRVKHDARFPAGAIAYCLNEGRISAAQLDCVCYYDKPLLTFERLMETYLAFAPRGIRSFSKALPLWLHHKLHIPREIRRGLGADFRGKILFSQHHLSHAASAFYPSPFESAAILTIDGVGEWSTTTLGRGRGNNIEILKEIRFPHSLGLLYSAFTYYLGFAVNSGEYKLMGLAPYGEPKHVDLILRELIDVKDDGSFWLNLDYFDYCHGLRMTSRKFHRLFGLEPKAPDERFSQQQLDLAASIQAVTNLIMLRLAHTLRDLSGERNLCLAGGCALNSVANGLIRRERIFDRLWIQPAAGDAGGALGAALAAWHIHLDNDRTPEPADSQQGSLLGPAYSSKQITEYLDSIDAKYQQLDNAQTAHRIAAAIDDGLVVGLVQGRMEFGPRALGARSILADARSPQIQSRLNLAIKFREGFRPFAPAVLREDVAAYFAEDCDSPYMLFVEPIRSSLRRQPTPDEAQLQGIDRLNWAKSVIPAVTHVDYSGRLQTVSRERNGFFYDILRAFKERTGCSVIVNTSFNIRGEPIVNTPEEAYRCFMFTEMDMLVLENIVLFKRDQPPFPGAQEYRARFGRD; the protein is encoded by the coding sequence ATGAACATCCTCGGCCTCTCTGCCTTCTATCACGACTCTGCCGCGGCCCTGGTTCAGGACGGCCGCATCGTCGCCGCCGCCCACGAGGAGCGCTTCAGCCGCGTCAAACACGATGCCCGCTTTCCCGCTGGTGCCATCGCCTACTGCCTGAACGAAGGCCGGATCTCCGCTGCCCAGCTTGACTGCGTGTGTTACTACGACAAACCGCTGCTCACCTTCGAACGCCTGATGGAAACCTACCTGGCCTTTGCCCCGCGCGGCATCCGCTCCTTCAGCAAGGCACTGCCGCTCTGGCTGCACCACAAACTCCATATCCCCCGCGAAATCCGGCGCGGGCTCGGCGCGGATTTCCGCGGCAAGATTCTTTTCTCGCAGCATCATCTCTCGCACGCCGCCTCGGCGTTCTATCCCTCACCCTTCGAGTCAGCCGCGATTCTCACCATCGACGGCGTCGGCGAGTGGAGCACCACCACACTTGGCCGCGGTCGCGGCAACAATATCGAGATTCTCAAGGAGATTCGATTCCCGCACTCGCTGGGCTTGCTCTATTCCGCCTTCACCTACTACCTCGGCTTTGCCGTCAACTCCGGCGAATACAAGCTGATGGGACTCGCGCCCTACGGCGAACCGAAGCACGTCGACCTGATCCTCCGCGAACTGATTGATGTCAAAGACGACGGCTCGTTCTGGCTGAACCTCGACTATTTCGACTACTGCCACGGCCTGCGCATGACCTCGAGGAAATTTCACCGGCTCTTCGGACTCGAGCCAAAAGCGCCGGACGAGCGCTTCAGTCAGCAGCAACTTGACCTCGCTGCCTCGATCCAGGCCGTCACCAATCTGATCATGCTGCGCTTGGCGCACACGCTGCGCGACCTTTCCGGCGAACGCAACCTCTGTCTGGCCGGCGGTTGCGCCTTGAACTCAGTCGCCAACGGTTTGATCCGACGCGAGCGCATCTTCGACAGACTCTGGATTCAGCCGGCAGCCGGCGATGCCGGCGGCGCACTCGGTGCCGCGCTGGCGGCCTGGCACATCCATCTTGACAACGATCGTACCCCGGAGCCGGCCGACAGCCAGCAGGGAAGTCTCCTCGGCCCGGCCTACTCATCGAAGCAGATCACGGAATATCTCGACTCCATCGACGCGAAGTACCAACAACTCGACAACGCACAGACGGCCCATCGCATCGCGGCCGCCATCGATGACGGCCTGGTCGTCGGACTGGTACAAGGGCGGATGGAGTTCGGTCCCCGCGCTCTCGGCGCCCGCAGTATCCTCGCCGACGCTCGCTCGCCCCAAATCCAGTCGCGGCTCAATCTGGCGATCAAGTTCCGCGAGGGCTTTCGTCCTTTCGCGCCGGCGGTCCTGCGCGAGGATGTCGCCGCATACTTTGCGGAAGACTGCGACAGCCCCTACATGCTCTTCGTCGAGCCGATCAGATCCTCGCTGCGGCGCCAACCGACTCCGGACGAAGCGCAATTGCAGGGCATCGACCGCCTGAACTGGGCGAAATCAGTGATTCCCGCCGTCACCCATGTCGACTACAGCGGACGCCTGCAGACCGTGAGCCGCGAACGCAACGGCTTCTTCTACGACATCCTGCGTGCCTTCAAGGAGCGCACCGGCTGCAGCGTCATCGTCAACACCAGCTTCAATATTCGCGGCGAGCCGATCGTCAATACTCCGGAAGAAGCCTATCGCTGCTTCATGTTTACCGAGATGGATATGCTCGTGTTGGAAAACATTGTGCTCTTCAAGCGCGATCAACCGCCGTTTCCGGGCGCGCAGGAATACCGCGCTCGCTTCGGGAGAGATTGA
- a CDS encoding dockerin type I repeat-containing protein, which produces MASTWRFLSIALVFIVPIAIAFSSGEKADSSPQALSLICIVDTVTTQLSNNNIVIPIYVTNISDSISGFQMWINISEPSMVRFKTDSVRAGIYYAKIDTIGTRIRGWEYLQARILDDTIGAVLRVAGTADNGGFPVKKPLAPGSGIFFRIYLQTKGSLPDSLCDSARVVLTINRAETRFSNPFADLIAYSCSTYIDTSYFNCLAWQGDTCIAWADTVPVELQDCWFDSTKGLYVNGGIGFACCKCGDADGSGTFSISDAVFLINYIFAGGPAPSPACNGDADGSGAVSISDAVYLINYIFAGGPVPHC; this is translated from the coding sequence ATGGCCAGCACATGGCGCTTTCTTTCAATCGCGTTGGTCTTCATCGTTCCGATCGCGATTGCGTTCTCGTCCGGAGAGAAAGCCGATTCGTCCCCGCAGGCGCTCAGTCTGATCTGTATCGTCGATACAGTCACGACTCAGCTCTCGAACAATAACATCGTGATTCCGATCTATGTAACAAACATCTCGGACTCCATCTCCGGTTTCCAGATGTGGATCAATATCTCCGAACCTTCAATGGTGCGCTTCAAGACCGATTCGGTCCGCGCCGGTATCTACTATGCCAAGATTGACACCATCGGCACTCGCATCCGCGGTTGGGAATACCTCCAGGCACGTATCCTTGATGATACCATCGGCGCCGTTCTGCGCGTCGCCGGCACCGCCGATAATGGCGGCTTCCCGGTGAAAAAACCGCTCGCACCCGGCTCCGGCATATTCTTCCGGATTTATCTTCAGACCAAGGGCTCCCTCCCCGATTCGCTTTGCGATTCCGCGCGTGTCGTGCTGACGATCAACCGCGCCGAGACCCGGTTCTCCAATCCTTTTGCCGATTTGATCGCCTATAGCTGTTCCACCTACATTGATACTTCGTACTTCAACTGCTTGGCGTGGCAGGGGGATACTTGCATCGCCTGGGCCGACACCGTCCCAGTTGAATTGCAGGATTGCTGGTTTGACTCAACTAAAGGACTCTACGTCAACGGCGGCATCGGCTTTGCCTGCTGCAAGTGCGGCGATGCCGACGGCAGCGGCACTTTCTCGATCTCCGACGCCGTCTTCTTGATTAACTACATTTTCGCCGGTGGCCCGGCCCCGTCGCCGGCCTGTAACGGCGATGCCGACGGCAGCGGTGCCGTTTCGATCTCCGACGCCGTTTATCTGATCAACTACATTTTTGCCGGAGGTCCGGTCCCGCATTGCTGA
- a CDS encoding DinB family protein, translating into MELRKLHPVTGYQPATQRIVGLFAAQFDDQLALLKPAVEKLTVTQLEWQPHPGVNTVGMLLAHLAIVEVFWLTVAAREIPVEPEGDEVLLRTIGIRMDDDGLPLKPEGRHPATLAGKTAADYLVMLDKARAAVHAELRTWDDAQLEQTFKRRTREITFMWTLYHVLEHFAAHSGQILLLKHLMRDAGMLSGPAED; encoded by the coding sequence ATGGAATTGAGAAAACTGCATCCGGTCACCGGTTACCAGCCGGCAACGCAGAGAATCGTCGGGCTCTTTGCCGCACAGTTTGACGATCAATTGGCGCTGCTGAAGCCGGCTGTCGAGAAACTGACGGTAACGCAGCTGGAATGGCAGCCGCATCCGGGAGTCAACACTGTCGGTATGCTGCTCGCGCATCTGGCCATCGTTGAAGTCTTCTGGCTGACGGTGGCGGCCCGTGAAATTCCGGTTGAGCCCGAAGGTGACGAAGTCCTCTTGCGCACGATCGGAATCCGGATGGACGATGACGGCCTGCCGCTCAAGCCGGAAGGCCGGCATCCCGCAACTTTGGCCGGGAAGACCGCGGCCGATTATTTAGTGATGCTCGACAAGGCGCGTGCCGCCGTCCACGCCGAACTGCGCACCTGGGACGATGCCCAACTCGAGCAGACTTTCAAGCGCCGCACTCGCGAGATCACCTTTATGTGGACGCTCTATCACGTGCTGGAGCACTTCGCCGCGCATTCCGGCCAAATCCTGCTGCTCAAGCACTTGATGCGTGATGCCGGCATGCTTTCCGGTCCCGCCGAGGATTAG
- a CDS encoding cytidylate kinase-like family protein — MTSIELIIDRQIRRWELQKSLEDSHSGLTRSIHIPKPMITVSRQRGSGGTIIAERLAHRFNYTLLHRDIIDRICATSGYKRRIVESLDEHSRSQMELWFESILTGKSIDLSDYARHLLEIIFSISRLGGVIVVGRAANFIIGGNRGFHLRVIASPATRIHNLVERDKMTPEQAKKEIETSDRDRTAFVHKLVGKSIDDPAQYDMVINMDWVSLDTAVNLIANAAMDKFERLARPDNSVAEP, encoded by the coding sequence ATGACTTCCATAGAACTCATAATCGATCGCCAGATCCGCCGCTGGGAGTTGCAGAAATCACTGGAAGATTCGCACTCCGGCTTGACCCGTTCGATCCATATTCCCAAGCCGATGATCACGGTTTCGCGCCAGCGCGGATCGGGCGGAACGATCATCGCCGAGCGCCTGGCCCACCGCTTTAACTACACTTTGCTGCACCGCGACATCATCGACCGTATCTGCGCTACCTCCGGATACAAGCGCCGCATCGTCGAGTCGCTGGATGAGCACTCGCGTTCGCAGATGGAGCTGTGGTTCGAGTCGATCCTGACCGGCAAATCGATCGACTTGAGCGACTACGCCCGCCACTTGCTTGAAATCATATTCTCTATCTCGCGGCTGGGCGGGGTCATCGTTGTCGGCCGAGCGGCCAACTTCATCATCGGCGGCAACCGCGGATTCCACTTGCGAGTGATTGCCTCGCCGGCCACGCGTATCCACAATCTGGTCGAACGCGACAAGATGACGCCGGAGCAGGCGAAGAAAGAGATCGAAACCAGCGACCGCGACCGCACCGCCTTCGTCCACAAGCTGGTCGGCAAGTCGATCGACGATCCGGCGCAGTACGACATGGTGATCAACATGGACTGGGTGTCACTCGACACGGCGGTCAACCTGATCGCCAACGCCGCCATGGATAAGTTCGAACGGTTGGCGCGTCCCGACAACTCGGTCGCCGAACCCTAA
- a CDS encoding HU family DNA-binding protein — MTKAQLITTMAEKTGMTKVEVSKFMDTLHMTAVSETKKNGEFTLPGFGKLVKSNRKARTGRNPQTGEAIKIPAKTVVKFRVAKACKDAIIPPKK; from the coding sequence CTGACCAAAGCTCAGCTGATCACGACCATGGCTGAGAAAACCGGAATGACCAAGGTCGAAGTCAGCAAATTTATGGACACGCTGCACATGACCGCCGTCTCCGAAACCAAGAAGAATGGCGAGTTCACGCTCCCCGGCTTCGGCAAACTGGTGAAGTCGAACCGCAAGGCCCGCACCGGCCGCAATCCGCAGACCGGCGAAGCCATCAAGATCCCGGCCAAGACCGTGGTGAAGTTCCGTGTCGCCAAGGCTTGCAAGGATGCAATCATCCCGCCGAAGAAGTAA
- a CDS encoding GNAT family N-acetyltransferase — protein MSRTSIIRCGRRCLLRRVVPKDLDPFFDWYRDERIQRYLANPWWDPTLSRSDYERFRFKRYLDHDASGGVMTICDLSGIPLGLVNYFDHLPEQHSCEVGIIVGVVARWRQGIALEALQLMLDFLSTELQISRVDAQILEENIASQMLFEKAGFRRIGVAPEGNYVFLKYLWEAAPDR, from the coding sequence GTGAGCCGGACTTCAATCATCCGCTGCGGCCGGCGCTGCCTGTTGCGGCGGGTCGTTCCCAAAGACCTCGATCCGTTCTTCGACTGGTATCGCGACGAACGCATCCAGCGCTACCTCGCCAATCCCTGGTGGGATCCGACCCTTTCGCGCTCCGATTACGAGCGCTTCCGTTTCAAACGCTATCTCGACCACGATGCCTCCGGCGGTGTCATGACGATCTGCGACTTGTCCGGAATCCCGCTCGGCCTGGTCAATTACTTCGACCATTTGCCGGAACAGCACTCCTGCGAGGTCGGCATCATCGTCGGTGTCGTGGCGCGCTGGCGGCAGGGAATCGCTCTGGAGGCGCTGCAACTCATGCTCGATTTCCTCAGCACGGAACTGCAGATATCGCGGGTCGATGCGCAAATCCTCGAAGAAAATATCGCTTCGCAAATGCTGTTCGAGAAAGCCGGATTCCGCCGGATCGGCGTCGCGCCGGAAGGAAACTACGTTTTCTTGAAGTATCTTTGGGAAGCGGCCCCGGATCGCTGA
- a CDS encoding topoisomerase DNA-binding C4 zinc finger domain-containing protein, with translation MQLKRGARGLFLGCSAWPKCDFTRESESILK, from the coding sequence ATGCAGTTAAAGCGCGGTGCTCGCGGTTTGTTTTTGGGATGTAGTGCCTGGCCAAAGTGTGACTTCACGCGAGAGTCCGAGAGCATTCTGAAGTAG
- the rsmD gene encoding 16S rRNA (guanine(966)-N(2))-methyltransferase RsmD, whose amino-acid sequence MRIIAGERRGLILKTCDFEGFRPTLDRVKESLFGTLTPHLEGARVLDLFAGSGALGLEAVSRGAASALLIDNDPQAARVIERNLAAANFGERCRFVRADFDVVGKKVARGERFDLVFADPPYFSGLAQRVIDHVYDYSLLTPDGLLCVELARKEAAACACTGFEILREKKYGSTLIWIMRRNQ is encoded by the coding sequence ATGCGCATCATCGCCGGTGAACGACGCGGCCTTATCCTAAAGACCTGCGATTTTGAAGGATTCCGCCCGACCCTTGATCGCGTCAAGGAGTCGCTCTTTGGTACATTGACACCGCATTTGGAGGGAGCGCGGGTGCTTGACCTGTTTGCCGGGTCCGGCGCCCTCGGACTGGAGGCGGTTTCGCGCGGGGCGGCGTCCGCGCTGCTGATCGACAACGATCCGCAGGCGGCGCGCGTGATCGAAAGGAACTTGGCGGCGGCGAATTTCGGCGAGCGCTGCCGCTTCGTCCGTGCCGACTTTGACGTTGTGGGAAAAAAGGTTGCGCGGGGGGAGCGCTTTGACTTAGTTTTCGCCGATCCGCCGTATTTCAGCGGTTTGGCGCAGCGGGTGATCGATCATGTTTACGACTATAGTCTGCTGACGCCGGACGGGCTGTTGTGTGTGGAATTGGCGCGCAAGGAGGCCGCCGCCTGCGCTTGCACCGGCTTCGAAATCCTGCGCGAGAAGAAGTACGGCAGCACGCTAATCTGGATCATGAGGAGAAACCAGTGA
- the coaD gene encoding pantetheine-phosphate adenylyltransferase, with protein MRRAVYPGSFDPITYGHVDLTKRAAEMFDEVIVAIADNPNKKVMFTHEERRDMAAAALAEIKNARVIVFGGLLANLVEREHCCAIVRGMRAVSDFEYEFQMALMNRKLSPQAETVFLLPSLRYVYLSSNMIKEIARHNGKIDDLVPPTVLAKLREKYGR; from the coding sequence GTGAGACGGGCAGTTTATCCGGGCAGTTTCGATCCGATCACCTACGGACATGTCGACTTGACCAAACGGGCGGCGGAGATGTTCGACGAGGTGATCGTGGCGATTGCGGACAATCCCAACAAGAAGGTGATGTTCACGCACGAGGAGCGACGCGACATGGCGGCGGCGGCGCTGGCAGAGATCAAGAACGCCCGCGTGATCGTATTCGGCGGGCTACTGGCCAATCTGGTCGAGCGCGAGCATTGCTGTGCGATTGTCCGGGGGATGCGCGCCGTCAGCGATTTCGAGTACGAGTTTCAGATGGCGTTGATGAACCGCAAATTGTCGCCCCAGGCCGAGACAGTGTTTTTGCTGCCGTCGCTGCGTTACGTCTACCTCAGTTCAAACATGATCAAGGAGATCGCTCGTCATAACGGCAAGATTGACGATCTGGTGCCGCCAACCGTCCTGGCCAAGCTACGCGAGAAGTACGGGCGGTAG
- a CDS encoding HDOD domain-containing protein — protein MTILDIKSHSLLEKVVSAIGDLPASPAIVSAVMGLTADLNSNVEELGEVLAADPGLTAKVLKLSNSSFYGRSRAVSSLREAILILGFYTLRSIVIASSTHTLYNRRDNIQFGQKLWDHSLACALAARMVARRLKHPRLEEIFIAGLLHDIGKIILGQKLQAAYDKLVLTVEDERGEFSEAELSALGFTHVDVGALVLQRWNFPPELVEGVRMHHAEPAKAEGGAATIAAVVRFSNGLAKQLGVGFYSGEGRNDRLLQLSRPLELPIEAVAELSEELAARYAEEKQLFEEY, from the coding sequence GTGACCATTCTCGACATCAAGAGTCATTCACTGCTGGAAAAGGTCGTCTCCGCGATTGGCGACTTGCCGGCTTCGCCGGCAATTGTGTCGGCGGTCATGGGGTTGACGGCCGATTTGAACTCAAACGTAGAGGAACTTGGTGAAGTATTGGCGGCCGACCCCGGGCTGACCGCCAAGGTGCTAAAGCTCTCCAATTCGTCCTTCTATGGCCGCTCACGGGCGGTGAGTTCGCTGCGGGAAGCGATCCTGATTTTGGGCTTCTACACGTTGCGCTCGATCGTGATCGCCTCGTCCACACACACGCTTTACAACCGCCGGGACAATATTCAGTTCGGGCAGAAGCTGTGGGATCATTCGCTGGCCTGCGCGTTGGCCGCGCGGATGGTAGCGCGCCGGCTTAAGCACCCACGCCTCGAAGAGATCTTCATCGCGGGGCTGTTGCATGATATTGGCAAGATTATCCTCGGGCAGAAGCTTCAGGCCGCTTACGACAAGCTCGTGCTCACGGTCGAGGATGAACGAGGTGAGTTTTCGGAGGCCGAACTGTCGGCGCTGGGATTCACCCATGTCGATGTCGGGGCGCTGGTTTTGCAGCGCTGGAATTTCCCGCCGGAACTGGTCGAGGGCGTGCGGATGCATCACGCCGAACCAGCCAAAGCCGAGGGCGGAGCCGCGACGATTGCGGCCGTCGTCCGATTTTCCAATGGTCTGGCCAAGCAGTTGGGTGTGGGTTTTTACAGCGGCGAAGGCCGCAATGACCGGCTGCTTCAGTTATCGCGGCCGCTGGAACTGCCAATCGAAGCGGTGGCCGAGCTGAGCGAGGAGCTGGCCGCGCGCTACGCGGAAGAAAAGCAACTTTTCGAGGAGTACTAA
- a CDS encoding class I SAM-dependent methyltransferase, with product MHPSSIPTNRLYSDLAWLWPLVSEREEYAEESDCWRSLLRQHVGSGRHHLLELGVGGGHNLSFLTGEFDATAVDLSAAMLAHSQQLNPSVEHIVGDMRTVRLQRKFAAVLIHDAIGYMHTEDDLLATFATAAAHLEPGGLLLMSPDYFRDTFVSPQVYHVTRRNADCELTYVEYVYDPDPADTSVDIIMTLFIRRTEGLEIEHDRHVLSLFSRSDWLRLLAKSGFHAREQTFQLTLANQHYSILVATLLPKR from the coding sequence ATGCACCCTTCCTCCATCCCCACCAACCGCCTCTACTCCGACCTTGCTTGGCTTTGGCCGCTGGTCAGTGAAAGGGAAGAGTACGCCGAGGAATCCGACTGCTGGCGCTCGCTCTTGCGCCAACACGTCGGCAGCGGCCGCCATCACCTGCTTGAACTCGGCGTCGGCGGCGGGCATAACCTATCCTTTCTGACCGGCGAGTTTGACGCCACCGCCGTAGACCTTTCCGCCGCGATGCTTGCCCATTCGCAGCAACTCAATCCCAGCGTCGAGCATATTGTCGGCGACATGCGCACGGTTCGACTGCAGCGCAAATTCGCCGCCGTCTTGATTCATGATGCTATCGGCTACATGCACACAGAGGATGATCTGCTCGCGACCTTCGCCACTGCGGCCGCCCACCTTGAGCCCGGTGGCCTCCTTTTGATGTCTCCCGACTATTTCCGCGACACCTTCGTCTCGCCGCAGGTATATCATGTCACACGCCGCAACGCCGATTGCGAGCTGACCTACGTCGAATACGTTTACGACCCCGATCCGGCAGATACCTCCGTGGACATCATCATGACCCTCTTCATTCGCCGGACCGAAGGCCTGGAGATCGAACACGACCGGCATGTTCTGAGCCTGTTTTCACGCTCCGACTGGCTGCGCCTGCTCGCCAAGTCTGGATTCCACGCTCGCGAGCAAACGTTTCAGTTGACCTTGGCGAATCAGCACTATTCCATTCTCGTGGCAACGCTCTTGCCGAAGCGGTAG